The Planctomycetaceae bacterium genome contains the following window.
GATCAGGAAATCATCGGTGCTGGAGGCAGGCTTCTCCGTTCCTGCCAAAGCCCCGCCGTGCCCCGTCGGAAGCCACATGTTGTCCGTTCCGTCGGACGAGATGAGAGGCGAAGTGGTCCACTTGACAGAACTGTCGGAATAAAGAACATTCTGCCCGGCACCGTGGTTGGAGGAATTTGCAGTTGCCGCCTTGCCGCTTGCCTCCATCCTGTAATACGTGGTGCCACCAATAGTCCCCGTGCTGCCTTTGAATGTGGTCAGTGGGTTCTTGTCAGCGCATATGGGGCGCGACTCCCCCATCCGACTCAGGCGGTTCTGGTTTGCGGTAACCTGAGTCTGATGCTGGTAGGAATAGCTGACATTATTATAGGAGGCGAACCCCACCTGCGTCGAAAGCGTAAGCGGATCGGGAACCGCAGTGCTGACGCTGGGACAGACAAACGCTGCTGGGTTGGCATAGTTGAGGGCCTTGACCCCTGTGCCACTGGGAATGTACATCAGCATAAACATCGGACGAGTGCCGTCAAGGATATCCACTGCTGTCGGAGAGTTACTGTAGTAGCCG
Protein-coding sequences here:
- a CDS encoding type II secretion system protein; protein product: MNRRAFTLIELLVVMAILAVLVAILVPVFVGVMESSRRAKCMSNLKAVGKACHEYAADNADNFPALDSTSIWWRAIGYYSNSPTAVDILDGTRPMFMLMYIPSGTGVKALNYANPAAFVCPSVSTAVPDPLTLSTQVGFASYNNVSYSYQHQTQVTANQNRLSRMGESRPICADKNPLTTFKGSTGTIGGTTYYRMEASGKAATANSSNHGAGQNVLYSDSSVKWTTSPLISSDGTDNMWLPTGHGGALAGTEKPASSTDDFLIP